DNA sequence from the Lysinibacillus sp. OF-1 genome:
AAAGGGGGGATTTGCTTTGTGCATCATCTCTTGAATTGGCTCTGTCCTCAATTGTGACAAAGGATGGTCAAAAGACACCATGTGGCTTTGGTTGGTTCATTGATCAATCACCAAAAACAGGGAAAAAGGTATTCCATAGTGGTGGTTGGCCAGGTTATACCACGATGTTATGCTGTTATATAGAGACTGATTACACCATTATTATCCTCAATAATGTAGAATACCATACAGAAGATAACCTGCATGAAAGCGTATCAGATTGGTTACAGCAAATTGAAACATATATATTTCATTGAATGTGATACAGATAGAAACTCAGTGGGACTTTTTCCATTGAGTTTTTTTATCTTAATTCTGTGGATAGTATGCTATAGGTCGTGATAGTTTTAGGTTAACTTCTGCTCGTCAGTGTGAAAAACTAGACGAAATGACTTTGAATGAGTCTAACAATCATGGTAATCTTGCAAGAGAGTCTTATACTATAAGCAGAAAATGAGTGAAATGCATGTCTTACGAAAATAAAATACTACAAATGAAAAAAATGCTTGGTAAAAAACCAACAGCAGCTCAACAAAAGGTAGAAGAACCAGCTTATCAAAAGCCAACTAAGCCGAGCTATACCGAGCGCTGGGAAAAGGCGGGGCTTACGGTTGTAGAAAATGATTTTGGGATTGTGTTTAAGCGCCATGTGCAGTATCCGTTTTCTTATCAGCATGGTCATTATCAGCTACAGTCATTCTTTGATGCCTTGAAAAAATGGCAGGGTGCCGAGTTTGACCATCCTTATGCACTTGATTTACAGGAGCCTGTATTATTTTTTGATACGGAAACGACGGGCTTAAAAGGTGTTGGTACGCATATTTTTTTGCTTGGGTTTTTAGAGGTAGACGAAGAATGTTTTAAATTGACTCAATATATTCTTGCAGATCCTGCACATGAGGCAGCTTTCTTGTTTGAATCAAAGCTTTGGCAAAAATCAGCGACTGTGATTACCTACAATGGGAAAAGCTTTGATTGGCCGCAACTTGAAACGAGATGGACGCTCCATCAAAAAACATTACCAAAATTACGAGCGCAGCGACAGATTGATTTGTTGCATAGTTCGAAGCGTTTATGGAAAAATGATATGGAGCGCTTAAAATTAAAATCTGTGGAGGAAGAGAAACTTGGTTTTTCTCGTATAGGAGATATTCCAGGCCATCTTGCACCAATTATTTATTTAGATGCTGTGAAAAGTGGCATACCTGACGCTCTTATGAAGGTGCTGCTTCATAATGAGTGGGATTTACTGTCCCTCATCACACTTTATAGTCATTCAACGCAATTATTGTTTGAAGAGGACCATGAGGAATCAGCAAAAACCTTCACCAATATTGGGAAATGGTATGGCGATTTAAAAGAAAGCACACAAAGCGTAAGGGTTTTAGAAAAGGTGACAATGCAATTTGATGCACTAGAAGCGGGGAATGCTCAATATTATTTAGCGTTACAGCATAAAAAGGGAAAACGTTATAATGAAGCTATTGACTCATTTGTAGCCTCTCTCCATTTTGTTGAACCAAGGACAAAGTTACATGCCCTTGAGCAGTTAGCCATACTTTATGAGCATCAAATGAAAGACTATGACCAGGCCCTTTATTATACGCAAGAAGGCATACGTCTTATTCAAAATCATGAGCAATGGAGAATAGAACAAAAACAAAAATGGGAAATTTCGTGGGAAAAGCGATTACACAGATTAGGAAATAAGAAATAATTTCCTGGGGAAGCGCAAGAAACGACAAGTTTAGCCTTACAATTGGTGTTTTCAGACGATATAATGTGATGAAGTATGCTATAATGTATTCGTGTATGTAGTGTGAGGAAGGGCGATGTGAATGGACATTAAATTAACGTCAAAAATGATCCTTGAAAAGGAATTTAAAAAGAACTTTAAAGGCTACAATGTAGAAGAAGTAGATTCTTTTCTTGATGAAATTATTCAAGATTATGAAACGTTTGAAAAAGCGGTGGCCCAACTACGTGAAGAAAATAGACAGTTAAAAGAAGAAATTGATAGTACCCCAAAGAGACAACCAGTTGCATCAGCAGCTGCTGGTACAACTAATTTTGATATTTTAAAACGTCTTTCTAATTTGGAAAAGCATGTATTTGGCAGCAAGCTATACGAATAATTTTTTATTAATTATATTGTATTTAACATAAAACTCTAGTATAATCTTTCGTATCATCATGAAATTCTGGTAATCGCTGCGGCGCTAGACGTCGTAGAGGAAAGTCCATGCTCACACGGTTCTGAGATGTCCGTAGTGTTCGTGCTTACTGAAAAAATAAGGTAAGGCAGCTGTTCAAGCTGACGGCGGAAGGAAAACCTAAGTCCTAGGATATGGTTGACACTTCCTGAAAGTGCCACAGTGACGAAGCTTGCTTGGAAACATGCAAGGTGGAACGAGGTAAACCCCACGAGTGAGAAACCCAAATTATGGTAGGGGCACTCTCTTGAAGGAATTGAACGGATAGAGGGACAGAGTATGCTCTGTAGATAGATGGTTACCACCTGATCGTACGAGGCGCAAGCTGTTTGAGTACTCAGGAACAAAACATGGCTTATGGAATTTTTTGATGCTTATCTACGAAATATCAAACGCTCTCCAATTCGGTGGAGAGCTTTTATTTTGAGTTCATGAGGAAAAAGTAACCTTGTTAATCAAGTCTTGGTATGCGCGATACGTTTGAAAATGGCGAATATATCGCTACCGCTTCTAAGTCATAACATCTGAAAACGGCTATCGCATCCACGTGATGTATTGCTCTTGATGGCATATTTTATCGGGTGTCTAAACACCCGTTGATCAAGATAAAGCCTCTGGCGAATGGCGCAGATTTTAGTAATTTGCAGAACATGTAAGTTCGAGAATATCTGGACACAATTAGCTGAGGCGGAATGGATTACATACCGGTTAACCTGACATAAATGCCCTTTGAGGGGGAGTATAGAGAGATAGGATGGAGCGGAAACATGAACGGAGTAAACAATTGGGAAAGTATGGATAAACTAAAGCTGATTTCTAAATATCCGACTACCTTAATACTTAAAATCTTCGAAAATGTATCTGAAGGTATCATGATTACAGATGAATTCAAAAAGATAGTAATGGTCAATCCTGCCTTTGAATTTGTTACAGGCTATACACGTGATGAGGTGGTTGGAAAAACGCCAGCCGTATTACAATCAGGTGTACATGAGTTGCCATTCTATTTAGAGATGTGGGAACAGATACGACAAGAAGGCATTTGGCAAGGTGAGATATGGAATCGTCGTAAAACTGGAGACGTATATCCTGAATGGTTAACAATTGTTTGTGTAACCAACGATGAGGGTGAGGTTACAAATTACTGTGGTATTTTCACAGATTTGTCTGAAAGAAAAATAGTAGAAAACGAATTAGAAAAGCGTTTGCTTACGGATTCATTAACAGATGTATCCAATCGTTTTGCCTATATTGAAAGAATGGATAATCTCTTAGAATCGACTTCTGCTATTTCTCATTCAGTGCAGCATGCGATCTATTTCTTAGATTTGGATCGATTTAAGCAAATTAATGATACATTAGGCCATGCTGTTGGAGATTTAATTTTGAAAGAAGTAGCAAATCGTCTAAAACAGCTACTAAAAAACAAAGACATTATTGCTAGATATGGTGGCGATGAATTCGTCATTACTTTAACCAATGTGAAAAATGTGAAAGAGGCTGCAAAATTTGCTGATCAAATTATTAGTTGTATCGAACAACCAATGATGATTAACGGTCAGGAAGTTTTTATGTCGACAAGTGTGGGTATTAGTGTTTATCCAGTAGATGGTAAAAATACAGAACAACTCATCAATTGTGCAG
Encoded proteins:
- a CDS encoding ribonuclease H-like domain-containing protein, with the translated sequence MSYENKILQMKKMLGKKPTAAQQKVEEPAYQKPTKPSYTERWEKAGLTVVENDFGIVFKRHVQYPFSYQHGHYQLQSFFDALKKWQGAEFDHPYALDLQEPVLFFDTETTGLKGVGTHIFLLGFLEVDEECFKLTQYILADPAHEAAFLFESKLWQKSATVITYNGKSFDWPQLETRWTLHQKTLPKLRAQRQIDLLHSSKRLWKNDMERLKLKSVEEEKLGFSRIGDIPGHLAPIIYLDAVKSGIPDALMKVLLHNEWDLLSLITLYSHSTQLLFEEDHEESAKTFTNIGKWYGDLKESTQSVRVLEKVTMQFDALEAGNAQYYLALQHKKGKRYNEAIDSFVASLHFVEPRTKLHALEQLAILYEHQMKDYDQALYYTQEGIRLIQNHEQWRIEQKQKWEISWEKRLHRLGNKK
- the gpsB gene encoding cell division regulator GpsB, which codes for MDIKLTSKMILEKEFKKNFKGYNVEEVDSFLDEIIQDYETFEKAVAQLREENRQLKEEIDSTPKRQPVASAAAGTTNFDILKRLSNLEKHVFGSKLYE
- a CDS encoding putative bifunctional diguanylate cyclase/phosphodiesterase, with the protein product MNGVNNWESMDKLKLISKYPTTLILKIFENVSEGIMITDEFKKIVMVNPAFEFVTGYTRDEVVGKTPAVLQSGVHELPFYLEMWEQIRQEGIWQGEIWNRRKTGDVYPEWLTIVCVTNDEGEVTNYCGIFTDLSERKIVENELEKRLLTDSLTDVSNRFAYIERMDNLLESTSAISHSVQHAIYFLDLDRFKQINDTLGHAVGDLILKEVANRLKQLLKNKDIIARYGGDEFVITLTNVKNVKEAAKFADQIISCIEQPMMINGQEVFMSTSVGISVYPVDGKNTEQLINCADRAMTYSKKNELNGYSFYFDELQTDAQRVLLLDSELRKAIENREFELHFQPKISMEDEQIQGLEALARWNSERLGFVSPAEFISYAEDTGLIIPLSELIIEKACEAVIQMQQQGWKIPVAINISSIHFKQQNFLESIQAILERYNMPANNFEIEVTERTVMNSANETVSKLVRLKQLGFKISIDDFGTGYSSLSYLVRFPLDCLKIDRSFIQHIGSLDEKQAVVDAIIQMSHRLKMKVVAEGVEQAQQVDILRKMNCDIIQGYYYSKPLPLNDLIEFMEFWEIEHQGRK